A genomic region of Hoplias malabaricus isolate fHopMal1 unplaced genomic scaffold, fHopMal1.hap1 scaffold_410, whole genome shotgun sequence contains the following coding sequences:
- the rnf114 gene encoding E3 ubiquitin-protein ligase RNF114: protein MREHMASCLKYQDYVQEGLKNIAKGQPNVVSSVPNRYTFSCPYCRKPNFDQDGLVEHCTSQHAYDPNPVVCPICASMPWGDPNYRSSDFFQHLRIRHTFSYDTFVDYSTDEQDMIDEAIQRSLMEK from the exons atgagagagcacatggcgagCTGTTTAAAATACCAGGACTACGTTCAGGAAGGCCTGAAGAACATTGCTAAGGGCCAGCCTAACGTCGTCAG CTCAGTGCCGAATCGCTACACCTTCTCCTGTCCTTACTGCAGGAAGCCAAACTTCGACCAGGACGGCCTAGTGGAGCACTGCACTTCTCAGCACGCTTACGACCCGAACCCTGTG gtgtgtcCTATCTGTGCCTCTATGCCTTGGGGTGATCCCAACTACAGAAGCTCGGACTTCTTTCAGCATCTGAGAATTAGACACACTTTCTCCTACGACACATTTGTG GATTACTCCACCGATGAGCAGGATATGATCGATGAAGCTATCCAGCGCTCTCTGATGGAGAAATGA